A stretch of Phragmites australis chromosome 12, lpPhrAust1.1, whole genome shotgun sequence DNA encodes these proteins:
- the LOC133886825 gene encoding disease resistance protein RGA5-like isoform X5, with product MDDPITCSLGTMGPLLAQLHSLTDTERSLPEGISKDELQGLIQDLKEIYTSIMDLAKEEDPLSTDKFWMKEVREICYDAEDYLATVMHAGASNQIAQNISEFRARLEDANKRRKKRKLDDLRARLKQDARERRERYQPALDGFKTIVESVLQAPNARPDEPMNELVRLLAFDRDQQLKVMPIFGFPGVGKTTLARRLYHQYGGRFQCRAFLRVSRNPDPRRLLTSMLSQIKGSRPHGSRDVQDLTDSINKHLQGKTYFIIVDDLWDASVWDIISHAFPAGNCCSRIITTTQIEVVALACCSYCSENIYKMRPPSNDLSRQLFFGNFQVMKEVVKLIYNDLPPHLKTCLLYLSIYPEGYKIRKDDLVKQWVAEGFLGAVDGKDIEEVAGGYFGELVTRGMIQPADTNDNDEVVSCTVHHMVLDFITYKSMEENFVTIVDYFAAVTGLPDKVRRLSMKFGSAKSAQIQGSFRMSQVRSLIFFGFLKCVPSIVGYKLLRVLILHIWTDQDTTSFDLGEICELFQLRYLKIECNMTVKLPTNILGLKYLETLEINARVTAVPSDIVDLQCLLHLRLPSEADLPNRIGCMTSLRSLGYFNLSTSSGENVLDLGKLTKLRDLYITCCTDPANRLVTNMELLASILGECSSLKSLVLDGGASSSMCISCDDGLGSMSTPPASLERLTLSRICMFSSLPRWIGKLDKLCILKIAIGEMSRDGINVLKELNALAALSLYVQTAPSERIVFHKEGFKSLKHFKFICSALCLAFEKGAVPNVRRFKLGFNAQTIEQYSPADAGFENLTGLEVFTAKIGCAGATESGRKVVQSALEDAFRNCESHPVINALWVDWIFYGDKEMSTVTQTEQPQTLGKADVITKGSSDEQHRTGEKSSTEDTDIQADSSLYNALIKKLDKLDSRARDKDEIVYIEWDKEALTRMIEELDSRAGELMEKWILQLQDLVYDIEDFIDVYNVAKSWAHADFDMIQHLKGRTEILRREWQQWPSGGIAAASGTSAGSTLPVYAPEHELVGIDEPKRELMQFLELEAYDEQSEKLRVISIVGCRGVGKTALARAVYEDPSVQREFEFFAWVVASECRDGKDLLDKIEQQVSQKLSVLCERFLVVIDELQRASVWYDIQRYFRRNRRGSRIIITTSIESVAAACTSGSGSYIYRMRGLGRSESEQLFLRKVGRSEPEQVFWSKVGRGNILYKKHTSLEEIFMKCGGLPLALISVANYLREKGQNLHQLELGPGAFEGVNRVLMQIYDSLPDSGHRKCLLSLSTIPKGYPIQRKSLIRRWIAEGLAVGDGTLSAEQVAGNRFDEFIDRNIIEPVLVGNNSKVKRCRVSPVILEFIVDKAVSKDMVALIRMNEPLANKKGAHPVRQLSIQRATKGTGRVAAEIGLNHHVRSLTVRDRWSFYLPFDIRSCRLLRVLDMEGCRWIRDSTLSDICRLLVLLKYLSLRGTYVRRIADGIRNLYDLETLDIRETQVEVPMEVMMLPRLAHLFGKFQLPPELENAERRDKLQRFFSEESRLQTLSGFVIGKNSGFELILLHMRLLRKVKIWRTDDISIRTRRLLASSLEKRITGNSALESLSIDFGTENMNFLDDIQLEAPCMLSSIKLRGRLRRGRLMRLPSFIASHRSNLSELQLSYTGLSLEDLSVLQHLRRLLYLKLVEGSDFGNSMGDKLIVESGGFPSLRRLCFQAFELPRVHIVKGGMRSLTSLHLFYYMESQTWKPSDFNWEIENLENLQEVVLRYTVSDEELDAWKSRARSHINRPKVTQQPIEYLW from the exons ATGGATGATCCGATTACTTGTTCGCTCGGCACCATGGGCCCCCTCCTTGCGCAACTCCATTCATTGACGGATACCGAGCGGAGTCTGCCAGAGGGGATTAGTAAGGATGAGCTCCAGGGTCTCATACAAGATCTCAAAGAAATTTACACCTCCATCATGGATCTTGCAAAGGAGGAGGACCCTCTCTCCACGGACAAGTTCTGGATGAAGGAGGTGCGGGAGATTTGTTATGACGCGGAGGACTACTTGGCAACGGTGATGCACGCCGGCGCCAGTAACCAGATTGCACAAAATATCTCAGAGTTCAGGGCTCGTTTGGAAGATGCAAACAAAAGGCGCAAAAAACGCAAGCTTGATGATCTGAGGGCTCGTTTGAAGCAGGATGCGAGAGAAAGACGCGAAAGATACCAGCCCGCTCTGGATGGTTTCAAAACCATCGTCGAGTCTGTGCTACAAGCTCCTAATGCACGCCCTGACGAGCCCATGAATGAGCTCGTCAGGTTGCTAGCTTTTGACAGGGACCAACAGCTCAAGGTGATGCCTATCTTTGGATTTCCAGGTGTTGGGAAGACAACACTTGCAAGAagattatatcatcaatatGGGGGGAGGTTCCAGTGCCGAGCTTTTCTTCGGGTATCTCGAAATCCAGATCCCAGGAGGCTTCTCACCAGCATGCTCTCACAAATTAAGGGGTCACGGCCCCACGGCTCCCGTGATGTGCAGGATCTCACCGACAGCATCAACAAACATCTGCAGGGCAAAAC TTATTTCATTATAGTTGATGATTTGTGGGATGCATCAGTGTGGGATATCATCAGTCATGCTTTTCCGGCGGGTAATTGTTGCAGCAGAATAATAACAACCACACAAATTGAGGTTGTTGCTTTGGCTTGCTGTAGTTATTGCTCAGAGAATATATATAAGATGAGACCTCCCAGTAATGATCTATCACGACAACTATTCTTTGGTAATTTTCAAGTGATGAAAGAAGTGGTAAAACTTATCTACAATGATCTTCCACCTCATTTGAAGACATGCTTGCTATATCTTAGCATATACCCTGAGGGCTACAAGATCCGGAAGGATGATTTGGTGAAGCAATGGGTAGCTGAAGGCTTTCTCGGTGCAGTGGATGGGAAAGACATCGAGGAAGTTGCGGGGGgttactttggtgagcttgtgaCAAGAGGAATGATCCAGCCTGCGGATACCAATGATAATGATGAGGTGGTGTCATGTACAGTTCATCACATGGTACTTGATTTTATTACATACAAATCCATGGAGGAGAACTTCGTCACTATTGTAGATTATTTTGCAGCAGTTACAGGACTTCCTGATAAGGTTCGTCGACTTTCCATGAAGTTTGGAAGTGCAAAAAGTGCACAGATACAAGGAAGCTTCAGAATGTCCCAAGTTCGATCccttatattttttggattctTGAAATGTGTACCTTCCATTGTGGGGTATAAGCTTCTTCGAGTTCTAATTCTTCATATTTGGACTGATCAGGACACAACGAGTTTTGACCTTGGTGAAATCTGTGAACTATTTCAACTAAGATATCTGAAGATTGAATGCAATATGACCGTCAAACTTCCGACCAACATTCTAGGGTTGAAATACTTAGAGACTCTTGAAATAAATGCAAGAGTAACTGCTGTTCCATCAGACATTGTTGATTTACAGTGTTTGTTGCACCTCCGCCTTCCGAGCGAGGCTGATCTGCCCAATCGGATTGGGTGCATGACATCACTTCGCAGTCTGGGCTACTTTAACCTCAGCACTAGCTCAGGAGAGAATGTGCTGGACCTCGGCAAGCTGACCAAATTGCGTGATCTTTATATAACCTGCTGTACAGATCCTGCTAACCGTCTGGTTACCAACATGGAACTTCTTGCCTCAATTCTGGGGGAATGCAGCAGCCTCAAATCTTTGGTTCTGGATGGTGGAGCTTCCTCAAGCATGTgcatttcttgtgatgatggcTTGGGCAGCATGTCCACTCCTCCAGCCAGTCTTGAGAGGCTTACGTTGTCGCGGATTTGTATGTTTTCCAGCCTCCCCAGGTGGATTGGAAAGCTCGACAAGCTTTGCATTTTGAAGATTGCAATAGGAGAGATGTCAAGGGATGGTATTAATGTTCTCAAAGAACTCAATGCCCTCGCTGCTCTCTCGCTGTATGTCCAGACTGCCCCTTCAGAAAGGATCGTCTTTCACAAGGAGGGATTCAAATCTCTCAAGCACTTCAAGTTCATCTGTTCTGCACTTTGCCTAGCCTTTGAGAAAGGAGCAGTGCCCAATGTCCGAAGGTTCAAGCTCGGATTCAATGCTCAAACAATAGAACAATACAGCCCGGCAGATGCCGGCTTCGAAAACTTGACAGGCCTTGAAGTGTTCACTGCAAAAATTGGGTGTGCTGGTGCTACTGAATCCGGCAGAAAGGTTGTACAGTCTGCACTGGAGGACGCGTTTCGCAATTGTGAAAGCCATCCCGTCATCAATGCACTATGGGTGGATTGGATTTTTTATG GCGACAAAGAAATGAGTACGGTGACTCAAACGGAACAACCCCAGACTTTAGGAAAAGCAGATGTGATTACAAAGGGAAGCTCAGATGAACAACATAGAACTGGAGAAAAGAGTTCAACGGAAGACACAGACATACAAGCTGATAGcag TCTGTACAATGCCCTTATAAAGAAGCTGGACAAGTTGGATAGTAGAGCAAGGGACAAGGATGAGATTGTATACATCGAGTGGGACAAGGAAGCGCTGACTAGGATGATAGAGGAGTTGGATAGTAGAGCAGGGGAGCTGATGGAGAAATGGATCCTGCAACTGCAGGACCTAGTCTATGATATTGAGGACTTCATAGATGTCTACAACGTAGCCAAATCATGGGCACATGCTGACTTTGATATGATCCAGCATTTGAAGGGTAGGACAGAGATCCTACGACGAGAATGGCAACAATGGCCGAGCGGAGGCATTGCTGCTGCGTCCGGGACGTCAGCTGGATCCACTCTCCCTGTGTATGCACCTGAACACGAGCTCGTTGGCATCGACGAGCCCAAAAGAGAGCTTATGCAATTTCTGGAGCTGGAAGCATATGATGAGCAATCAGAGAAGCTGAGGGTGATCTCCATCGTGGGATGCCGTGGGGTAGGCAAGACTGCCCTCGCAAGAGCAGTGTATGAGGACCCTAGTGTCCAGCGTGAATTCGAGTTCTTTGCTTGGGTTGTGGCGTCTGAGTGCAGAGATGGGAAGGATCTTCTGGACAAAATTGAACAACAAGTCAGTCAAAAATTAAGCGTGCTATGCGaaag GTTCCTGGTCGTCATCGATGAGCTGCAGCGAGCAAGTGTGTGGTACGATATACAACGGTACTTCAGGAGAAATCGTCGGGGAAGTCGAATAATCATCACCACAAGCATTGAATCAGTCGCCGCGGCCTGCACCTCTGGCAGTGGCAGTTACATTTACAGAATGCGAGGTCTTGGCCGTTCCGAGTCTGAACAATTATTCTTGAGAAAGGTTGGCCGATCCGAGCCTGAACAAGTATTCTGGAGTAAGGTTGGCAGGGGAAACATACTTTACAAGAAACATACTAGTTTAGAAGAAATATTCATGAAATGTGGTGGGCTACCACTGGCACTGATTAGCGTTGCTAATTATTTGCGTGAGAAAGGACAAAATCTGCATCAGCTTGAACTGGGACCGGGCGCCTTTGAGGGAGTGAACAGAGTGCTTATGCAAATCTACGACAGCCTGCCGGACAGTGGTCACAGGAAGTGCTTGCTGTCTCTATCCACAATTCCCAAAGGTTATCCGATCCAGAGGAAGAGCCTCATTAGAAGATGGATAGCTGAAGGACTGGCTGTTGGAGATGGCACGCTCAGTGCGGAACAAGTTGCTGGTAATCGCTTTGATGAGTTCATTGACCGGAACATCATTGAGCCTGTGCTGGTTGGCAACAATTCCAAGGTTAAGAGGTGTCGAGTTTCTCCTGTAATCCTGGAGTTCATTGTCGACAAAGCGGTCTCAAAAGACATGGTCGCTCTGATTCGCATGAATGAGCCTCTCGCAAACAAAAAAGGTGCCCATCCTGTCCGTCAATTATCTATTCAAAGGGCAACTAAAGGGACTGGCAGAGTTGCGGCGGAAATTGGATTGAATCATCATGTCAGGTCGTTGACGGTCCGCGATCGTTGGTCCTTTTATTTACCCTTTGATATCCGGAGCTGCAGGTTGCTACGAGTCTTGGACATGGAAGGTTGCCGGTGGATTAGAGACAGTACTCTCAGTGACATATGCAGGTTACTGGTGCTTCTCAAATATCTGAGCCTCAGGGGTACTTATGTTCGCAGGATCGCCGATGGAATAAGAAATTTATATGACTTAGAGACGCTGGACATTCGGGAGACGCAGGTGGAAGTGCCGATGGAAGTCATGATGCTCCCACGGTTGGCTCATCTGTTTGGCAAGTTTCAGCTTCCTCCAGAACTCGAAAATGCGGAGAGAAGGGATAAGCTGCAGAGATTCTTCTCAGAGGAAAGTAGACTGCAGACCCTGTCAGGATTTGTCATTGGTAAGAATAGTGGTTTTGAGCTCATCCTGCTTCACATGAGGTTACTAAGGAAGGTTAAGATATGGCGCACTGATGATATCAGCATCCGTACACGTCGTCTTCTTGCGTCCTCCCTCGAGAAGCGTATTACGGGAAACAGTGCCCTTGAGTCTCTGTCTATCGATTTCGGGACAGAAAACATGAACTTCCTCGACGACATACAACTCGAAGCTCCCTGCATGCTCAGCTCCATCAAACTGCGAGGGAGGCTAAGGAGAGGGAGGCTAATGAGACTGCCTAGTTTTATTGCATCACATCGTAGCAATCTCTCCGAGTTGCAGCTCTCCTATACTGGTCTGAGCCTCGAAGATTTATCCGTTCTGCAACACTTGCGTCGGCTGCTTTATCTGAAGCTGGTTGAGGGTAGCGATTTTGGCAACTCTATGGGCGACAAATTAATTGTGGAAAGCGGTGGATTCCCAAGCCTTCGGCGGCTTTGCTTTCAGGCCTTCGAGCTCCCCCGAGTGCATATTGTTAAAGGAGGCATGAGGTCTCTCACCTCTCTTCACCTGTTCTACTACATGGAGTCTCAAACCTGGAAACCCTCGGACTTCAATTGGGAAATAGAAAATCTCGAAAATCTCCAGGAGGTGGTGTTGCGTTATACTGTTAGTGACGAAGAATTGGATGCCTGGAAGAGTAGAGCAAGGTCGCACATAAACAGGCCGAAGGTAACCCAGCAACCGATTGAATACCTTTGGTAA
- the LOC133886825 gene encoding disease resistance protein RGA5-like isoform X2: protein MDDPITCSLGTMGPLLAQLHSLTDTERSLPEGISKDELQGLIQDLKEIYTSIMDLAKEEDPLSTDKFWMKEVREICYDAEDYLATVMHAGASNQIAQNISEFRARLEDANKRRKKRKLDDLRARLKQDARERRERYQPALDGFKTIVESVLQAPNARPDEPMNELVRLLAFDRDQQLKVMPIFGFPGVGKTTLARRLYHQYGGRFQCRAFLRVSRNPDPRRLLTSMLSQIKGSRPHGSRDVQDLTDSINKHLQGKTYFIIVDDLWDASVWDIISHAFPAGNCCSRIITTTQIEVVALACCSYCSENIYKMRPPSNDLSRQLFFGNFQVMKEVVKLIYNDLPPHLKTCLLYLSIYPEGYKIRKDDLVKQWVAEGFLGAVDGKDIEEVAGGYFGELVTRGMIQPADTNDNDEVVSCTVHHMVLDFITYKSMEENFVTIVDYFAAVTGLPDKVRRLSMKFGSAKSAQIQGSFRMSQVRSLIFFGFLKCVPSIVGYKLLRVLILHIWTDQDTTSFDLGEICELFQLRYLKIECNMTVKLPTNILGLKYLETLEINARVTAVPSDIVDLQCLLHLRLPSEADLPNRIGCMTSLRSLGYFNLSTSSGENVLDLGKLTKLRDLYITCCTDPANRLVTNMELLASILGECSSLKSLVLDGGASSSMCISCDDGLGSMSTPPASLERLTLSRICMFSSLPRWIGKLDKLCILKIAIGEMSRDGINVLKELNALAALSLYVQTAPSERIVFHKEGFKSLKHFKFICSALCLAFEKGAVPNVRRFKLGFNAQTIEQYSPADAGFENLTGLEVFTAKIGCAGATESGRKVVQSALEDAFRNCESHPVINALWVDWIFYGDKEMSTVAQTDSSLNNARLKKLDEIVEIEWEKVFRVKDEILKKLDELFVEIQIRGEYEKTRTQEEKYKTREKQDEILEGDSDEQHGTKQKGSGKDTSKKPDSRTSTASEPSSYVQSQGDKEMSTVTQTEQPQTLGKADVITKGSSDEQHRTGEKSSTEDTDIQADSSLYNALIKKLDKLDSRARDKDEIVYIEWDKEALTRMIEELDSRAGELMEKWILQLQDLVYDIEDFIDVYNVAKSWAHADFDMIQHLKGRTEILRREWQQWPSGGIAAASGTSAGSTLPVYAPEHELVGIDEPKRELMQFLELEAYDEQSEKLRVISIVGCRGVGKTALARAVYEDPSVQREFEFFAWVVASECRDGKDLLDKIEQQVSQKLSVLCERFLVVIDELQRASVWYDIQRYFRRNRRGSRIIITTSIESVAAACTSGSGSYIYRMRGLGRSESEQLFLRKVGRSEPEQVFWSKVGRGNILYKKCGGLPLALISVANYLREKGQNLHQLELGPGAFEGVNRVLMQIYDSLPDSGHRKCLLSLSTIPKGYPIQRKSLIRRWIAEGLAVGDGTLSAEQVAGNRFDEFIDRNIIEPVLVGNNSKVKRCRVSPVILEFIVDKAVSKDMVALIRMNEPLANKKGAHPVRQLSIQRATKGTGRVAAEIGLNHHVRSLTVRDRWSFYLPFDIRSCRLLRVLDMEGCRWIRDSTLSDICRLLVLLKYLSLRGTYVRRIADGIRNLYDLETLDIRETQVEVPMEVMMLPRLAHLFGKFQLPPELENAERRDKLQRFFSEESRLQTLSGFVIGKNSGFELILLHMRLLRKVKIWRTDDISIRTRRLLASSLEKRITGNSALESLSIDFGTENMNFLDDIQLEAPCMLSSIKLRGRLRRGRLMRLPSFIASHRSNLSELQLSYTGLSLEDLSVLQHLRRLLYLKLVEGSDFGNSMGDKLIVESGGFPSLRRLCFQAFELPRVHIVKGGMRSLTSLHLFYYMESQTWKPSDFNWEIENLENLQEVVLRYTVSDEELDAWKSRARSHINRPKVTQQPIEYLW from the exons ATGGATGATCCGATTACTTGTTCGCTCGGCACCATGGGCCCCCTCCTTGCGCAACTCCATTCATTGACGGATACCGAGCGGAGTCTGCCAGAGGGGATTAGTAAGGATGAGCTCCAGGGTCTCATACAAGATCTCAAAGAAATTTACACCTCCATCATGGATCTTGCAAAGGAGGAGGACCCTCTCTCCACGGACAAGTTCTGGATGAAGGAGGTGCGGGAGATTTGTTATGACGCGGAGGACTACTTGGCAACGGTGATGCACGCCGGCGCCAGTAACCAGATTGCACAAAATATCTCAGAGTTCAGGGCTCGTTTGGAAGATGCAAACAAAAGGCGCAAAAAACGCAAGCTTGATGATCTGAGGGCTCGTTTGAAGCAGGATGCGAGAGAAAGACGCGAAAGATACCAGCCCGCTCTGGATGGTTTCAAAACCATCGTCGAGTCTGTGCTACAAGCTCCTAATGCACGCCCTGACGAGCCCATGAATGAGCTCGTCAGGTTGCTAGCTTTTGACAGGGACCAACAGCTCAAGGTGATGCCTATCTTTGGATTTCCAGGTGTTGGGAAGACAACACTTGCAAGAagattatatcatcaatatGGGGGGAGGTTCCAGTGCCGAGCTTTTCTTCGGGTATCTCGAAATCCAGATCCCAGGAGGCTTCTCACCAGCATGCTCTCACAAATTAAGGGGTCACGGCCCCACGGCTCCCGTGATGTGCAGGATCTCACCGACAGCATCAACAAACATCTGCAGGGCAAAAC TTATTTCATTATAGTTGATGATTTGTGGGATGCATCAGTGTGGGATATCATCAGTCATGCTTTTCCGGCGGGTAATTGTTGCAGCAGAATAATAACAACCACACAAATTGAGGTTGTTGCTTTGGCTTGCTGTAGTTATTGCTCAGAGAATATATATAAGATGAGACCTCCCAGTAATGATCTATCACGACAACTATTCTTTGGTAATTTTCAAGTGATGAAAGAAGTGGTAAAACTTATCTACAATGATCTTCCACCTCATTTGAAGACATGCTTGCTATATCTTAGCATATACCCTGAGGGCTACAAGATCCGGAAGGATGATTTGGTGAAGCAATGGGTAGCTGAAGGCTTTCTCGGTGCAGTGGATGGGAAAGACATCGAGGAAGTTGCGGGGGgttactttggtgagcttgtgaCAAGAGGAATGATCCAGCCTGCGGATACCAATGATAATGATGAGGTGGTGTCATGTACAGTTCATCACATGGTACTTGATTTTATTACATACAAATCCATGGAGGAGAACTTCGTCACTATTGTAGATTATTTTGCAGCAGTTACAGGACTTCCTGATAAGGTTCGTCGACTTTCCATGAAGTTTGGAAGTGCAAAAAGTGCACAGATACAAGGAAGCTTCAGAATGTCCCAAGTTCGATCccttatattttttggattctTGAAATGTGTACCTTCCATTGTGGGGTATAAGCTTCTTCGAGTTCTAATTCTTCATATTTGGACTGATCAGGACACAACGAGTTTTGACCTTGGTGAAATCTGTGAACTATTTCAACTAAGATATCTGAAGATTGAATGCAATATGACCGTCAAACTTCCGACCAACATTCTAGGGTTGAAATACTTAGAGACTCTTGAAATAAATGCAAGAGTAACTGCTGTTCCATCAGACATTGTTGATTTACAGTGTTTGTTGCACCTCCGCCTTCCGAGCGAGGCTGATCTGCCCAATCGGATTGGGTGCATGACATCACTTCGCAGTCTGGGCTACTTTAACCTCAGCACTAGCTCAGGAGAGAATGTGCTGGACCTCGGCAAGCTGACCAAATTGCGTGATCTTTATATAACCTGCTGTACAGATCCTGCTAACCGTCTGGTTACCAACATGGAACTTCTTGCCTCAATTCTGGGGGAATGCAGCAGCCTCAAATCTTTGGTTCTGGATGGTGGAGCTTCCTCAAGCATGTgcatttcttgtgatgatggcTTGGGCAGCATGTCCACTCCTCCAGCCAGTCTTGAGAGGCTTACGTTGTCGCGGATTTGTATGTTTTCCAGCCTCCCCAGGTGGATTGGAAAGCTCGACAAGCTTTGCATTTTGAAGATTGCAATAGGAGAGATGTCAAGGGATGGTATTAATGTTCTCAAAGAACTCAATGCCCTCGCTGCTCTCTCGCTGTATGTCCAGACTGCCCCTTCAGAAAGGATCGTCTTTCACAAGGAGGGATTCAAATCTCTCAAGCACTTCAAGTTCATCTGTTCTGCACTTTGCCTAGCCTTTGAGAAAGGAGCAGTGCCCAATGTCCGAAGGTTCAAGCTCGGATTCAATGCTCAAACAATAGAACAATACAGCCCGGCAGATGCCGGCTTCGAAAACTTGACAGGCCTTGAAGTGTTCACTGCAAAAATTGGGTGTGCTGGTGCTACTGAATCCGGCAGAAAGGTTGTACAGTCTGCACTGGAGGACGCGTTTCGCAATTGTGAAAGCCATCCCGTCATCAATGCACTATGGGTGGATTGGATTTTTTATGGCGACAAAGAAATGAGTACGGTGGCTCAAACGGATAGTAG TCTGAACAATGCCCGTCTAAAGAAGCTGGATGAGATTGTAGAAATCGAGTGGGAGAAAGTGTTTCGTGTAAAGGATGAGATTCTAAAGAAGCTGGACGAGTTATTTGTAGAGATACAAATAAGAG GGGAATATGAGAAAACGAGGACACAGGAGGAAAAATACAAGACTAGAGAAAAACAGGATGAGATCTTGGAGGGAGATTCAGATGAACAGCATGGAACTAAACAAAAGGGCTCAGGAAAAGATACAAGCAAAAAACCTGATAGCAG GACTTCTACAGCATCTGAACCCTCTTCGTATGTGCAAAGTCAAG GCGACAAAGAAATGAGTACGGTGACTCAAACGGAACAACCCCAGACTTTAGGAAAAGCAGATGTGATTACAAAGGGAAGCTCAGATGAACAACATAGAACTGGAGAAAAGAGTTCAACGGAAGACACAGACATACAAGCTGATAGcag TCTGTACAATGCCCTTATAAAGAAGCTGGACAAGTTGGATAGTAGAGCAAGGGACAAGGATGAGATTGTATACATCGAGTGGGACAAGGAAGCGCTGACTAGGATGATAGAGGAGTTGGATAGTAGAGCAGGGGAGCTGATGGAGAAATGGATCCTGCAACTGCAGGACCTAGTCTATGATATTGAGGACTTCATAGATGTCTACAACGTAGCCAAATCATGGGCACATGCTGACTTTGATATGATCCAGCATTTGAAGGGTAGGACAGAGATCCTACGACGAGAATGGCAACAATGGCCGAGCGGAGGCATTGCTGCTGCGTCCGGGACGTCAGCTGGATCCACTCTCCCTGTGTATGCACCTGAACACGAGCTCGTTGGCATCGACGAGCCCAAAAGAGAGCTTATGCAATTTCTGGAGCTGGAAGCATATGATGAGCAATCAGAGAAGCTGAGGGTGATCTCCATCGTGGGATGCCGTGGGGTAGGCAAGACTGCCCTCGCAAGAGCAGTGTATGAGGACCCTAGTGTCCAGCGTGAATTCGAGTTCTTTGCTTGGGTTGTGGCGTCTGAGTGCAGAGATGGGAAGGATCTTCTGGACAAAATTGAACAACAAGTCAGTCAAAAATTAAGCGTGCTATGCGaaag GTTCCTGGTCGTCATCGATGAGCTGCAGCGAGCAAGTGTGTGGTACGATATACAACGGTACTTCAGGAGAAATCGTCGGGGAAGTCGAATAATCATCACCACAAGCATTGAATCAGTCGCCGCGGCCTGCACCTCTGGCAGTGGCAGTTACATTTACAGAATGCGAGGTCTTGGCCGTTCCGAGTCTGAACAATTATTCTTGAGAAAGGTTGGCCGATCCGAGCCTGAACAAGTATTCTGGAGTAAGGTTGGCAGGGGAAACATACTTTACAA GAAATGTGGTGGGCTACCACTGGCACTGATTAGCGTTGCTAATTATTTGCGTGAGAAAGGACAAAATCTGCATCAGCTTGAACTGGGACCGGGCGCCTTTGAGGGAGTGAACAGAGTGCTTATGCAAATCTACGACAGCCTGCCGGACAGTGGTCACAGGAAGTGCTTGCTGTCTCTATCCACAATTCCCAAAGGTTATCCGATCCAGAGGAAGAGCCTCATTAGAAGATGGATAGCTGAAGGACTGGCTGTTGGAGATGGCACGCTCAGTGCGGAACAAGTTGCTGGTAATCGCTTTGATGAGTTCATTGACCGGAACATCATTGAGCCTGTGCTGGTTGGCAACAATTCCAAGGTTAAGAGGTGTCGAGTTTCTCCTGTAATCCTGGAGTTCATTGTCGACAAAGCGGTCTCAAAAGACATGGTCGCTCTGATTCGCATGAATGAGCCTCTCGCAAACAAAAAAGGTGCCCATCCTGTCCGTCAATTATCTATTCAAAGGGCAACTAAAGGGACTGGCAGAGTTGCGGCGGAAATTGGATTGAATCATCATGTCAGGTCGTTGACGGTCCGCGATCGTTGGTCCTTTTATTTACCCTTTGATATCCGGAGCTGCAGGTTGCTACGAGTCTTGGACATGGAAGGTTGCCGGTGGATTAGAGACAGTACTCTCAGTGACATATGCAGGTTACTGGTGCTTCTCAAATATCTGAGCCTCAGGGGTACTTATGTTCGCAGGATCGCCGATGGAATAAGAAATTTATATGACTTAGAGACGCTGGACATTCGGGAGACGCAGGTGGAAGTGCCGATGGAAGTCATGATGCTCCCACGGTTGGCTCATCTGTTTGGCAAGTTTCAGCTTCCTCCAGAACTCGAAAATGCGGAGAGAAGGGATAAGCTGCAGAGATTCTTCTCAGAGGAAAGTAGACTGCAGACCCTGTCAGGATTTGTCATTGGTAAGAATAGTGGTTTTGAGCTCATCCTGCTTCACATGAGGTTACTAAGGAAGGTTAAGATATGGCGCACTGATGATATCAGCATCCGTACACGTCGTCTTCTTGCGTCCTCCCTCGAGAAGCGTATTACGGGAAACAGTGCCCTTGAGTCTCTGTCTATCGATTTCGGGACAGAAAACATGAACTTCCTCGACGACATACAACTCGAAGCTCCCTGCATGCTCAGCTCCATCAAACTGCGAGGGAGGCTAAGGAGAGGGAGGCTAATGAGACTGCCTAGTTTTATTGCATCACATCGTAGCAATCTCTCCGAGTTGCAGCTCTCCTATACTGGTCTGAGCCTCGAAGATTTATCCGTTCTGCAACACTTGCGTCGGCTGCTTTATCTGAAGCTGGTTGAGGGTAGCGATTTTGGCAACTCTATGGGCGACAAATTAATTGTGGAAAGCGGTGGATTCCCAAGCCTTCGGCGGCTTTGCTTTCAGGCCTTCGAGCTCCCCCGAGTGCATATTGTTAAAGGAGGCATGAGGTCTCTCACCTCTCTTCACCTGTTCTACTACATGGAGTCTCAAACCTGGAAACCCTCGGACTTCAATTGGGAAATAGAAAATCTCGAAAATCTCCAGGAGGTGGTGTTGCGTTATACTGTTAGTGACGAAGAATTGGATGCCTGGAAGAGTAGAGCAAGGTCGCACATAAACAGGCCGAAGGTAACCCAGCAACCGATTGAATACCTTTGGTAA